The sequence TTCAGCGTGGATGTATTCCCCGATTGGCTGGAATCCCAGTCTGGTGTAGGCCCGGATGGCGGGGGTGTTGTCGTTGTTGACGAACAGGGTGAGTCGTTTGCCCCGGGCGAACCAGTGTCTGCAGGTGGCGCTGACGGTCTGTTTGGCGTAGCCTTTTCCCTGGTGGGCGGGATGTGTCATTACGCCGCCTACCTGGGCGTAGTGTCGGGATAGCCCGTGGACATTGGCTTTGGCGATGATCTCACCTGCCTGTTTCAGTAGCCATTCATACTCGGGGACAATGCGCGCCCGTTCGTTTTCTGGCACTTCTCTGTCGGCGGGTTGCTCATCCATGATGTTTCCCAGGCGAATGATGCCGTCAATATCGCCTGACGTCCCCTGGACTTCTGCTCCTGTAGAACAGTCATGGAAATTCTCCTGCTCCAGCAGGTACAGGGTCTGCTCCCGAACTTTGATGGGGGTGATACCATGCTGCTGGAGACGGTCGAGGGTCGGGAGTGCATGCCGCTGGAAGGCGACGACATATTTCACAGGCCGGTTCTGTTTCACGAACTCATCGACAAAGGCATCGATGACAGCGGTGCTCTCAGCGTGCAGTGTGATGTCGTCCCAGAGGCCGAAGTAGACGCCCAGTCCCGTCAGCACATCATTTTCGAAATAGCCCAGGTAAGTGTTGAACTCGAAAGGATTGTCAGAGAATTCAAAGCTGCCGATCACGAACATGTTTTCGAGTTCGTGCTGGTAAGCATAGTCCAGAATGAGCTGTTGATCTGAGGCGGTTAGTTCACGAAGCATGGATTGTCGGTTCCGGAAGTTGAGCTGTCGAAAGTAGTTCGCGACTAATCGTACAAGACAAAAAAACGCCCGACAAGGTTCACA comes from Gimesia chilikensis and encodes:
- a CDS encoding GNAT family N-acetyltransferase; this translates as MLRELTASDQQLILDYAYQHELENMFVIGSFEFSDNPFEFNTYLGYFENDVLTGLGVYFGLWDDITLHAESTAVIDAFVDEFVKQNRPVKYVVAFQRHALPTLDRLQQHGITPIKVREQTLYLLEQENFHDCSTGAEVQGTSGDIDGIIRLGNIMDEQPADREVPENERARIVPEYEWLLKQAGEIIAKANVHGLSRHYAQVGGVMTHPAHQGKGYAKQTVSATCRHWFARGKRLTLFVNNDNTPAIRAYTRLGFQPIGEYIHAEFA